The Nicotiana tomentosiformis chromosome 2, ASM39032v3, whole genome shotgun sequence genome includes the window tttttaaactttttataAGTTACTATTCACGATGCTACAATATGTGTATTTTTTTttgctcttagtattcaagaaatcctaagaattatcaagaacgaaatcttgatagaaccgctctgataccacttgataacaacaaggtcgggaatccaaactagagtaagaatttgagaagtaaatgcggaagcaataacaataaggaattgaacgaCTAGAATTAAAgtacagaaaataaaggataagaGAAAATTCagggaaagaattccaagaacgtaagttctatagccttgacaagatccaaTTAACAACgttttgatttattgaagaaatcaaacgccctTACTTAAGAACAAATCAAAATAATTGATTCGAATCTTGACCgttttacgagtaacttgagacaacaattaataactagtattaatcgccttctaagaataccacaaaggaatcaatgATATCACAATAAAGAAGTTATCTTGCTACCTtaaactatgaactagtaaaggttaaaagataaatctcaaagcataagtaacaaaggttcaaaagaactctcaaagtataatATTATTAATCAATAATGAATTCCCACAATGAATGAAAAGAACTCATATTTATAGGAGTAAAAAGCCCTTAAAACTAGGTAGGGTGGCTGCCAAGGCAAACCCTAACTTGGAGGCTAAGCTAAATACTAGAAAACCTaataaaaactaataaaaataagagggTGGACGGCCAAATCTCTTTGggcagatttgggccttaaaactactagtttgggtcattggttTGAACTCCATTTGCCTTTTGggcctcttttaagctcattttaagctcttctgggtgcccttttgGTGGACTTCAACGGCTGATTTCTTCCtcttcttggacttcaatttgtgccaccaaataattataaaacttgaATAATTCATctcctttgggcttgagctcttcctttACAGTTAAAAGCTTATTTATTTGCCGTTGAAGTCCAGGAACCTTAGTCTGTAATtttttagcttgagatcttgtaaatcgccttcttggagcttccaaaactgtATCCTTGTCTTTGATGCTATCAATACACATttaatacaaatatgatacacaaGTGATACATAaatgatacacagtgtgatacacGTATCATTGTTTTCAGGTTTCATCTTCTATTTCGAattttttcaattcaaaccacctcaaatttcgccaaatcatcccaaaactgatattcaaattccttaagatgtacccaatcttTTCTAATAACACCtactcaaaagaaagaaaaaaatatgacCTTTTTGGctatagctaattggctaatattggtAATAGTTAGCTAAGATTTAGAAATATTTAATGAATTGGCCAATTTTTATAATAAGCTACTTTTAAAGGGACATAGCTGGTAGCTTCCTAAGTTTAAATAGCAATTTGTTTTACCATAGAACACTCTTACCATAAAATATTAATTGTATTTACCTGCTAAGAGTAtgtaaatattattatattatttatgtacttacGCTTTTTCCGTAAGAAAATAAAGGAGTGTTTGCAACTGGGACCCAAAAAAGCTAGAGGTGGCATAGTTTGGGCAAACCCGAAATTCTAACCGAAATCCGAAttgtttggatttttggtttggattttcgTATTATGGATTGGATTTCGGATTGGATATTGGATTTGGTACTTCAGATTTTTGGATATcagaaaattcaaaatttttatattttatatttagtcCATTATTCATATGCCAATAGTAACAAGTCCAATATCCTAACCATTATACATAAtctcatatattcaatactaattacTAAGTTACTATCATAATACTTTCTATTTGGACATGATTTTACTATTGCTACTACTTATCGGCACTTACTAATGTCTTTGTTGTATTTCCTTTTCATTACTTGAATGCTTTATTTGGATGACTGCGGTGAAATGAGGAACTTTTTAAGCAATTTAACATGAATACTTCATTTGGATGTTCATTATCGTAGAAAGAAGAAGCATCTCAACTTataagctcaaaatcgaaaatccaAAATATCCAAACCGATTAATCTGAATCCAAACTTAAAAAATCCGATCCAATCCGAGTTTATATGGATTTGATTTGGATTGTCATTTCTTCAATCCGAAAACCGAAAATCCAAACCGAAATTTTCATATCCAATCCGAATTgcccgaacgcccacccctaaaAAAAGCCActtgtctaaaaaataaaaaagcctCATAGAATTGGCCAACTCTGCATATTCCCTAAATGCCCTTGTGAGGACGATAAAAATCTGCTATTATCGCTTATtaaatactccctctgtttcaaattagctgagatactttcctttttagtctgtttcaaaataaataacacatttctaaatttggaaataattcaactttaaacttttcattttacccttaatgagaagtttttataaccacacaaatgtcatggccccacaaagcttttaccccttaagcttttaaaaccATAAATttcaagtcttttttttttttcttaaactacgtGCCGAGTCAaattacctcatctaaattgaaacggagggaggaGTAGTAAGTAATTTATATACTAGGGTTTAACTCATATGCATATATGGTTTTTATACTATCAACAATCAGGTGACTTAAAACatacataaaaataattaactcataATAAATGATATTAATAACTCGTTAAAATGACTAACCTTCAAAAACAGATTGAATTGCATTGATCTTGTAGAAGTCTATATAAGCCGTGATTGTAAGTTAGATCGCTTATACTAACCTACCCTTGCGGCCACTGgccaaaaacaaaagagaaaaaaatatcaGATGCACTGTTTATATGAATTGAATGATAACAGCACATTGGCCTTATCATAGTAAAACGGAGACAACCATATCAATTAGTTACAAAATAAGATTTATCACTAGTCACCATGTTTACAAAATCACACACGAGGTGTGTCTAAAGAGAACATTAAGATTGTCATTGTAGTATGTGCTAGACTCTCATGTATAAATGGAATGAATCATCATCCTCAAACAACCTGCACTAGGGCTCAACACTGTACTGCACACACCAGATACAATGTGTTTACTAACAGCAGCCCTCAAGTTACATTTACAAGAACCTTTAGCAAAGTCCAACTTTTGCGTTATCTTTTTTTCCTCAACGAGACAAGTCAAGCCTTTGCTTTAGATGGAGTTGCTATCAAATGATGTAAAGTTGATGCCTGGATAACAGCGCTAGGACTAGTATCTCTACTCCGGCTTTGCACAGATTGCCTTACTCCCAAGTTTTTGTCAACCCCACTTCTTAGAACACGTCTCCAAGACCGTGGAAGGCTTCGCATCAGTCGTGTTGAAGCAACCAGCAGAATCACACCAAGAATGATGCACATCCTGTACAGAAAATCTAAAAGTGTACAGTTTTTTTGTTTTATTGATGATAAGTAAATGAAATTTCATCAATTGCACAAGAATGTCCATTTATGAATAGCAAAAAGACTTCCAGTTCCCTCATAAATGCAGAAATCCAGGAAGATGACTAAGGCATATATATATCACAGCCATATTTTAAGTTAAACCACAAATACAAAAGCTGAAACATTTTAAATTTGACATGGTGAACTGCTGTGTACTTGTTTGAAAACATCTACTGACAGCTAAGAATCTGATTGTACTTACAATAATGTGCTAAGCAGAGCAAAACGACGAACTAATAACCCCAGGTTCCCATTATGGACCACGCATACCAATAGAACAATATACAACTTCTCAGATAAACAACTTACAATCACATTTTGTGTCATTAAAAGATACAGCTGACCCACATTCACTATTTCAAAAGTGTGAATATTCTCCTACTTAATTCTTAAAAGATTTAAACAGTAATATTAGGTTCATATGTCCTGGACCACAAGAAAATGCACTTTTTTTTTTCACTGAAACTTACATCCTAATAACAATTTAAGGTGAAACAAGACATTCAGATTTGAAATGAAGGGACTAATATGTAGCATCATAAAGATGGGATCACAGAGTTTTTGAAACCCACATGTCATTCCAGTATCAAGAAAAAGCTGTCATAAAGATGCACAAGCAcgttaaaaaataaataagagtCCTCGTATTAAACTGACAAAGAAGTCCAGTTAAAAGAACATTTCTCATGGAAGAGGAGGTGAAAGACATAGAGGGCATGACTCTCTTGTAAATGTACTAAAGAAGCTTGACAAGCAAAACAGATGGGAAAAGCAAAGAAATGAAAGATGTCATATGTACCATCCAAGCAAAAGCCAGAGACGAGATGTTGGTGCTGAAGGCAATCGTTCACCCAAAGCAAGCATACCAGCAAGTACACCAGTTACAATTGATGCAACAGCCGCACATGTGGACACTACAATTGCCCTTCCATGCTTCAAGCCACGTGTCTGTTGGAAGAATAGAAGCACTTAATAAAAGCTGTTCATAAATAAGGCAGAGGGTATAAATAGTTTTTCCTTTAAGGCAAACAAATGATAGTTAGATTATGGTCGTTTCGTGGCCTCATCTATCTTTGCTAGTTAACATAATGTTAACCAAGACCTAATTTGCTCGGACTTGGGTGCAGGTGTTCGATACGGGTCCGGATCTAGAGGTCGAATCCTTCATGATCTGAATTTTATGATAAGGGGGTTAAGGATCCAAGTACAGAAACAGATGATGGGATTcgactaaaaataattcaaatatttaaaaatagagttataaaaatatgtctGAATTATGAGACATTAGGTGAAAACCTTACAAGGTATTCCGAAAAGGAGAAAATATTGATCAAGAGGAGAATCTCAGAAGAAGATAAAAGGAAAAGGACTGACATAGAAATTTCTTTATACAAGGTATTCCATTTTCTTCAATATCACCCTAGCTTTTCAAAAATCGTTATATCTGTCCAGAATTTCTCCGTTGATTTTGTCAAAGTACCTAAAATCAGTTGACCAGATTCGGTATGGATCCCACACCCACACCCATGTCATGTCGACACGGATGCAACACCGAaagtgaagagtccgagcaacttagaccAAAACCAGACAAGAGAAGAAAGCACTTGTTCATGATTACTTGGCTTGGATTCGTGATATCAGTATTACTTGTAAGTGGTAATAGCAGATATAAATAATGTTAATCACAAGAAGTACCTGACAAACAAAACCAGAAGCACTACAGCAAATGCTTATTGAAATGCAAATGGGCACCAATAACTTGGAAAATCCCTGCTCCAAGAATAAAAATCCCATCTTTGATATCACGGCTGAAATCCTGTAACCATATTATTGAGTCATTATCCACATCTAAATAACTTACCAACACTTGACATAAGAAAAAGATGACTTTGGCAAGCATTACTATATCGAGATAAAATGGAATTATCTCAAAGCAACCAAGCATACAAGTCTATTAACATGATTGCAATAGTTGTTACTAGCAAAGCAAGCTTAAAACAAAACTACACAAGCAACAAAAGGAGATGTTGAGAATTCTGCCTTACGGGATTTTAAAATGACAAACAGTATCTAATACAAGTCTACTTATTCTGATTCATAGACTTTACAATGATAAAAGGGGTCTGGCACTAGTCCAATTTCACAAGTCTACTCTCATCTAACATGCAACAATTGACACAAATTTCTGAATAAAGATGTGACTGTCTTTAAAGGGCAATCTGGTGTATGAGGCTTCTGCATTTTATGGCCTGCTGCAGTAATGTAGGTTAATGTCAGACAAGCAAAAGATAAGTACAAGAGATAAGTAAAACTTTGAGAACCCTGTAGTAGTTACCCAAACAAAATGCCAGATTCCAGTCCATATATAATTTCCTCGATTACTTCATATTGCATCTGCATTGGAGAAAATTCGCATATAGCATCAGGCATGTCCAGAAGCATCATATGTAAGAGCTAAGTGGAAAATTCATACCAACTCTTGCTCTCTTCGCTGGCGTCTATAAATTCGAAGCCATCCATTAAGGAGAACCTATATCCATCGAAGAGTATAAGATCTCGGAATTCAAAAAGTACAAAAGCATTCGATACTTCTTCAGCCTAAAATCTCAAAACCATATGCGGAGAGTCATAATAAGATCAGTACAACTCCAAAGAAATGCATACAAAAACAAAATGTGAAATTAAAAAATGAATTTACCAACTTCCTAGATGATAGAGCTCAGAAAAAATCAATCATATAGCATTGTACAAGCCAAGCAGTAAGAATCTTTTACATGAGCAGTATTAATGAATATTTTACTCGAGTAAAGAAAAGTTATTTATCATTTCAGTGGGCAAGGCAAACCAAGCTAATTGTTTTCATCGAAAGCTATTAGAGCAAAGCACCCGTAACAGTTGGTCAGCAGAGGTGTCTGACAAGAGCGTTAACAGACAGCACCACAGTCTTCTTCACTACATTTAGATAGATAATATCTCCTCTCTTCTCAAATACACAAATTCTCATTTAGGATAAGTTATCCAGGAAATTGACACCAAAGTatttcttgtattgcttaaaaaATTGTAGGTAACATATGTCCCTAAAATAGGAATATGGCTGGGAAaacaataaaaaaagaaaagaaagaattgaCGTGAAACAACTTATAAATGTAAAGCTATTTTTTTATCAAGTATAAATGTAAAGCTACCGGACTTCATGTTGGTTATTTGTGAGGCTAAATATGTTTGACATTTATGTGATGGACATGAATTACCATGCTGCATTCAGTCACATAAAACACTAGCGGACATGACTACTTGGATCAACTGTACCACACGTCTATCACatctaaaaagaaaaaggagCATTACTAAATTTATCCATTGATAGTGTTATCATTAAATACCTTAATCTTTAGTTGTTAGCCATTTAAGGCAACTAAATTTATGTTTGAGATATTCTGCAGATAGTTACATAACGACTTAAGTGACTTTCTGACATTCTTCTATTTCCAAGTAAAATATGATGAGAtctagggtgtgtttggtatgaaggaaaacattttccggaaaatattttccaaaaaaatatttttctcatgaactcattttcctccaattggcgaaaaatgttttccctatcaagagaagggaaaacattttccaaaactctttttcaaccttcctCACCCTATTCCTTATCCCCACCAACCCACCCCTACACCCCCACCTACCCATCCCCACccccaccctaaataaaaatGTTATTAATACtttaatagtactttcttttcatgttatagatagattttttttttcatttcaacaaatgagtattttcttttcatgatataaaaaagtattattttttattttaacaaaaaaaatactttcttttcatgatgtagaaaaagtatactttttcatttcaacaaaataaatattttcttttcataatatagaaaaagtattttctttcatttcaacaaaaagaaaagtaatttctttttatgatgtagaaaaactattttttttcatttcaacaaaatgaatattttcttttcatgatgtagaaaaaatattttcttttatttcaataaaatgattactttattttcatgttgtagaaagagtacttttTTCTTTCAATcataaaaagagtattttctttataGTTATGAAGCATAAATTTCAACATTGTTTTGCGTAAAAAATTAAAGCAACACATTAGGTTCTTTGGGTTTGTGTtattagaagaataattaaattgttgaagaaaatagagttatGAAAATATTGAATATTTTGGGGGAtatttggggggagggggagcaaggaaacatggggacttggggaaagggggtgaggagagtagcataaaagaatattttcctaaaaacatatttttccgggctaaacggtcttttTGTAGGAACCGGCCCGGTACCGGACCCACAAACtcatggtcccgggctaaacgggccgagcccgcgggctaagtgggataagtgggcccaacggctaaatattttttttttaaaattaaatagaaattagagataaaaagatgttaaaaaaatatctaaggcaatgccttgtaaattttattatagaattgtgacctaaatattttaattcaaatttaaagacaaaaatattgtaaagagatattcaaagcaatgccttgtaattttattatagcattaaaaaaacatggcaatatctttcttagtcttcctccccctatggaatgagcacaacaaggtgctaataccaccattgagaagaaaaagaaactattatccattgaaaccgacattattttatcactaatgcaaaaatatctgcaAATATCTGTAATTGTGTtagcaataaactgccctgtgtgacgtgaattaattattctataagcaattatgagcttttgcattatccaatcctcatcaatccaatgactgggaAGAGttaggtaatcacagtcattgccacttctaccaatatcagttgtaatagcaacacgacaatttatgagtaaataaatagcgcaaatattgttcatattcatgcttatatttataaatatcgctctttaccgTTGTgtgaggaaaacctttataagtaggattaaaaaaatttctaatataatgcacaaacgaagggtcagaaggaaaactatagggtaagcacataaaagttaccatttttgccaattcttcccgatctttttttggatcataatataaaatatcaccagtaacagtgttaattcctggttgaaattgatttgaaccggtactagggtcagcctgactaggagtaggtacacttttcccctcggccaaagctttcagacgaagATATCTGACTTTACCTTCAGGGTGTTttttatgtgtctagccaaagtcgTAGTATCCCCCCCTccccgcgatccaaaatatttaaaagctaactctgtaccacaagttttacacttagccttattttttgGAACTAGTTGAGTAATAAATGGCCAAACAGGAGATATTTTCGTCCGTTTggtaggttgtctagaaaaaggaGGGGCAGTAACAGAAGTATCagatggggcatcatttggattagcagggttatcactagttgggttaacatcggagcaggactagtgggtgtatcatcatccggttgagtttcatcaaaatcaatttcctcatcatcattttcatcaatagtattataattattagaataaagagcattcattaactcatggtctaattgttcaccgaGTGCTATATTATGGCAAAATgtactctcggtaaattgtaataaactattatcgctatcaagaatagcaggtgtaagACGGATATGGGGTATGGTTCGGGGAGCCGGGGCCAGGGGAGGTGGAACAGCATgaccactagattcaccactcttgaattttcccttattcttatttttggaaaactaattttttaaggaagccatcttaattaatcaagtaatagcaaataaataaaacaaacaaaaactataatattaagacttaagagttggaacgagtttaccgaattgacgaacaacttgttgaaaattgattatcgttgaagacttgaatacttcaattcaccaacttcacaattttttcacaaattgtaacctcaatatttttgaactattttttggaataaagtaagcaatagtagcaattataggagaaaattagagagagattgtgatagactgatattgattttgtaagaaaaatgaaagaatgagggggtatttataattgaaaataggaaaaaagtgtaattataaaaagtttggggttaaaacaaagttggggggttaaatggctattttctaaatagccaacggctatttttgacagcccaacggctgtttttaaaattttccaaacggctagttttttttttaaaaaaaaattccaaagCCAAGAACCGGCCCAGGCCCACATATACCGGTCCTACCGGTcccggcccacttagcccgtttggcccgtttgaaccgcggtcccggtcccggaccggcccacttgccacccttagaaGGAAGTGGTGATTATGGTGTTATGGAATGCTTGAAGATGTTCAACTTCATCAAATAAATCAATCACTCTTGCCTTTTTTAGCAATCACATGGAGCCTGACATTTGACACGTGGAGACTTGACTAAACAAGCTTTTCATGACAAAAAGTTTCATGCCAAACTACTTGCATATCTATCTGAAAGAAGCCGCTGCAAAATGCTATCAGTGATTCTTCCTCCCTTTCCCATCTATTCGACCTTTTTTTTATAGGTGCCAACTTAGTGCAAGTTTTCTTGGTTAAGGGAGAAAAAAAGAGCGTTGATAGGATTAGTACTATAAGTCGGACAGAAGCGTTTTctctaaaataattaatataccaaCCAATATACAAAAAGAATTCAGCATAATCGCTCTATACTTAAAATAATATAGTACCAAAAGAGACCTTCTCAAGTGAATAACTTAAAGTGTGCTTGTATTGTGCATAGAATAAGATACCTACAAACAAGATTGCAACAGCACATGCCAGCCATGGTAGATGAAAAATTGAGATAGCCGAAGCCTGCTGTTCCTCCCCTCCGGCACCAACAGCTGAACAGAGAACAGAGAAGTGATAAGTAAACTTTTTTCAGAAATTCATATCGTAGTGAAACATTTCAGTAAATAGATTTCAATCTCTTTGCTTTACTCTGAGGTTCCTAAGTTAAATTACACGTCAGCCAAACATAAGACAGATTTACTGCATTGGTGCTTGAACAAAAGGTGTAGATCAATCAGAATAGCGGCCAAATTTTCGAAATCTTAATACTAACAGCACTAATAGATTTTAGATACCAAATATTGTTTTATAAGTAGAAACAAAGCGGACGGATAACCGACACTCCCACTCCAACTAAGATAAACTGACGGATCTGATATTTTAAACCCGGTGCGTGGCTGTACCACCCTCTTGCAACTACTTCCTCCCCATGGAACAATAACTAGTTTACAAAGTAGTAACTGTAAATAGATACATATTTCACCCTGTACGCATAAGGCCATTTATCCAGTGAAACCTTGCTTAGCAATTCAGAGGAAAATGAGCTGTGTCTTTGTTTTCCATAGCCTTATTAGTTCTTTTAACGAATAATGCAAAGCATTAAGGAACTTACATTACCTATGGTGCCAATGCCCGCCAAGGTAATTCCTATCCAATCAATAACATTCATGATCTCCTTTAGATAAAAATGGGAAAAGACTGAAAGTATAGCAAGTCCACAGCCAGAAACTGGTTG containing:
- the LOC104108066 gene encoding probable magnesium transporter NIPA9 — protein: MWESICLTVAATAGNNIGKVLQKKGTLILPPLSFKLKVIKAYAFNKAWIIGLLMDLFGAVLMLRALSLAPVSVIQPVSGCGLAILSVFSHFYLKEIMNVIDWIGITLAGIGTIAVGAGGEEQQASAISIFHLPWLACAVAILFVLLNGWLRIYRRQRREQELMQYEVIEEIIYGLESGILFGISAVISKMGFLFLEQGFSKLLVPICISISICCSASGFVCQTRGLKHGRAIVVSTCAAVASIVTGVLAGMLALGERLPSAPTSRLWLLLGWMCIILGVILLVASTRLMRSLPRSWRRVLRSGVDKNLGVRQSVQSRSRDTSPSAVIQASTLHHLIATPSKAKA